In the Streptomyces sp. NBC_00525 genome, one interval contains:
- a CDS encoding MFS transporter, giving the protein MAAGYLDILRARHAARLLTGTLVGRLPNGTANIAIVLFVRAEGGSYTLAGALAAVYGLATAVGQPLLGRAVDLYGQPRVQLPAAVVSGLGMAVLAVAGCGSLPLAYAAVAVAGLFTPPLEGGLRALWPSVLGGEDRVHRAYAMDAVAQEVMFTAGPLLVTLLVSLWSPAAALLVINAIGVLGALSVVLSEPSRTWRSAPREAHWLGALRSPGLLALLGSFFFVGLALGSITVAAMAYADDHGRESVYGWLMAALGLGALVGGAVYGARRWAGEPERRLRVIVGLLALGYLPLTLTPGPVAMTVLAAVSGVFLAPAVACSFIVVDRHAPRGTVTEAFSWLVTTFGVGAAAGTAVAGPAVELGGTAWSFAVAGAGGVAALLVLLATGRVLTAPARTAVAVRGSENDRNGAVEPGFSSGHQA; this is encoded by the coding sequence ATGGCCGCGGGATATCTGGACATCCTCCGGGCGCGGCACGCCGCCCGGCTGCTCACCGGCACCCTGGTGGGCCGGCTGCCGAACGGCACCGCGAACATCGCGATCGTGCTGTTCGTGCGGGCCGAGGGCGGCAGCTACACGCTGGCCGGCGCGCTCGCCGCGGTGTACGGACTGGCCACGGCGGTGGGGCAGCCGCTCCTGGGGCGCGCGGTGGACCTGTACGGGCAGCCGCGCGTCCAGCTGCCCGCCGCCGTCGTCTCCGGGCTCGGCATGGCCGTGCTCGCCGTGGCCGGCTGCGGCTCCCTCCCGCTCGCCTACGCGGCGGTGGCCGTGGCCGGACTGTTCACGCCGCCGCTGGAGGGCGGGCTGCGGGCGCTGTGGCCGAGCGTGCTGGGCGGCGAGGACCGGGTGCACCGGGCGTACGCCATGGACGCGGTGGCGCAGGAGGTCATGTTCACGGCCGGGCCGCTCCTGGTGACCCTGCTCGTCTCGCTGTGGTCGCCCGCCGCCGCCCTGCTCGTCATCAACGCGATCGGCGTGCTCGGCGCCCTGTCGGTCGTGCTCTCGGAGCCCTCGCGCACCTGGCGCTCCGCCCCGCGCGAGGCGCACTGGCTGGGCGCGCTGCGCTCGCCCGGACTGCTCGCGCTGCTGGGCTCGTTCTTCTTCGTGGGCCTCGCGCTCGGCTCCATCACCGTGGCCGCGATGGCGTATGCCGACGACCACGGCCGGGAGTCCGTCTACGGCTGGCTGATGGCCGCGCTGGGGCTCGGCGCCCTGGTCGGCGGGGCGGTGTACGGGGCGCGGCGGTGGGCGGGGGAGCCGGAGCGCCGGCTGCGGGTGATCGTCGGGCTGCTCGCGCTGGGCTATCTGCCGCTGACGCTGACGCCGGGCCCGGTGGCGATGACGGTGCTGGCGGCCGTCTCCGGGGTGTTCCTCGCCCCGGCCGTCGCCTGCTCGTTCATCGTGGTGGACCGGCACGCGCCGCGCGGGACGGTGACCGAGGCGTTCTCCTGGCTGGTGACCACCTTCGGGGTGGGCGCGGCGGCGGGGACGGCGGTGGCCGGCCCGGCCGTGGAGCTGGGCGGGACGGCGTGGAGCTTCGCGGTGGCGGGGGCCGGTGGAGTGGCCGCGCTGCTCGTTCTGCTGGCCACCGGAAGGGTGCTCACGGCTCCCGCCCGTACGGCCGTCGCGGTGCGAGGATCGGAAAATGATCGAAACGGTGCCGTCGAACCCGGTTTCAGCTCGGGCCATCAGGCGTAA
- a CDS encoding ferredoxin yields the protein MTVRQDAPTDGEAQDLEVWIDQDLCTGDGICVQYAPEVFELDIDGLAYVKSAEDELLQDKGATTPVPLPLLQDVVDSAKECPGDCIHVRRVSDRVEVYGPEAA from the coding sequence ATGACCGTGCGGCAGGACGCTCCCACCGATGGCGAGGCGCAGGACCTGGAGGTCTGGATCGACCAGGATCTCTGCACGGGCGACGGGATCTGCGTGCAGTACGCGCCCGAGGTGTTCGAGCTGGACATCGACGGTTTGGCATATGTGAAGAGCGCCGAGGACGAGCTGCTCCAGGACAAGGGGGCGACCACGCCGGTGCCGCTGCCGCTGCTCCAGGACGTGGTGGACTCGGCGAAGGAGTGCCCGGGCGACTGCATCCATGTGCGACGCGTTTCGGACAGGGTCGAGGTGTACGGACCGGAGGCGGCCTGA
- the dop gene encoding depupylase/deamidase Dop, which produces MTVRRVMGIETEYGISVPGHPSANAMLTSSQIVNAYAAAMHRARRARWDFEEENPLRDARGFDLARETADSSQLTDEDIGLANVILTNGARLYVDHAHPEYSSPEITNPRDAVLWDKAGERIMAEAAERAAQLPGAQPIHLYKNNTDNKGASYGTHENYLMKRETPFSDIVRHLTPFFVSRQVVTGAGRVGIGQDGQEHGFQISQRADYFEVEVGLETTLKRPIINTRDEPHSDAEKYRRLHVIIGDANLSEISTYLKLGTTSLVLSMIEDGFINVDLAVDQPVRTLHQVSHDPGLRQLITLRSGRTLTAVQLQMEYFELGRKYVEERYGADADEQTKDILSRWEDTLNRLENDPMSLAGELDWVAKRQLMDGYRRRDGLDWDAARLHLVDLQYADVRQEKGLYNRLVARGRMKRLLDEREVERARTAPPDDTRAYFRGRCLEKYADDVAAASWDSVIFDLPGQDSLQRVPTMEPLRGTREHVKSLLDRCRTAQELVQVLSGG; this is translated from the coding sequence ATGACCGTACGGCGAGTAATGGGCATCGAGACGGAGTACGGGATCTCCGTTCCGGGGCACCCCAGCGCCAATGCCATGCTCACCTCGTCCCAGATCGTCAACGCCTACGCGGCGGCGATGCACCGGGCGCGCCGCGCCCGCTGGGACTTCGAGGAGGAGAACCCGCTGCGGGACGCGCGGGGCTTCGACCTCGCCCGCGAGACCGCCGACTCCAGCCAGCTCACGGACGAGGACATCGGCCTGGCCAATGTGATCCTCACCAACGGGGCCCGGCTCTACGTCGACCACGCGCACCCCGAGTACAGCTCCCCGGAGATCACCAACCCCAGGGACGCCGTCCTGTGGGACAAGGCCGGCGAGCGCATCATGGCCGAGGCGGCCGAGCGCGCGGCGCAGCTTCCGGGCGCCCAGCCGATCCACCTCTACAAGAACAACACCGACAACAAGGGCGCCTCCTACGGGACGCACGAGAACTATCTGATGAAGCGGGAGACCCCTTTCTCGGACATCGTGCGCCATCTGACGCCGTTCTTCGTCTCGCGCCAGGTGGTCACCGGCGCCGGACGGGTCGGCATCGGCCAGGACGGCCAGGAGCACGGCTTCCAGATCAGCCAGCGCGCCGACTACTTCGAGGTCGAGGTCGGCCTGGAGACCACGCTCAAGCGCCCCATCATCAACACCCGCGACGAGCCGCACTCCGACGCCGAGAAGTACCGCCGGCTCCATGTGATCATCGGCGACGCCAACCTCTCGGAGATCTCCACCTACCTCAAGCTGGGCACCACCTCGCTGGTCCTGTCCATGATCGAGGACGGCTTCATCAACGTCGATCTCGCCGTGGACCAGCCGGTGCGCACGCTGCACCAGGTCTCCCACGACCCCGGACTGCGACAGCTGATCACGCTGCGCAGCGGCCGGACACTGACCGCGGTGCAGCTCCAGATGGAGTACTTCGAGCTGGGCCGCAAATACGTCGAGGAGCGGTACGGCGCGGACGCCGACGAACAGACCAAGGACATCCTCAGCCGGTGGGAGGACACCCTCAACCGGCTGGAGAACGATCCGATGAGCCTGGCCGGCGAGCTGGACTGGGTGGCGAAGCGGCAGCTCATGGACGGCTACCGGCGCCGGGACGGCCTGGACTGGGACGCGGCCCGGCTGCACCTGGTGGACCTGCAGTACGCGGACGTACGGCAGGAGAAGGGCCTGTACAACCGTCTGGTGGCCCGGGGCCGGATGAAACGTCTCCTCGACGAGCGCGAGGTCGAGCGGGCCCGTACGGCACCGCCGGACGACACCAGGGCGTACTTCCGCGGCCGCTGCCTCGAAAAGTACGCCGACGACGTCGCGGCCGCCTCCTGGGACTCGGTGATCTTCGATCTGCCGGGTCAGGACTCGTTGCAGCGGGTGCCCACGATGGAGCCGCTGCGGGGCACCCGTGAGCATGTGAAGTCCCTGCTGGACCGCTGCCGCACCGCGCAGGAACTGGTCCAGGTGCTCTCGGGCGGCTGA
- a CDS encoding FKBP-type peptidyl-prolyl cis-trans isomerase: MRRLAGLLVVPLLLLSAACGSDDKGSDSASTAASVPSKGGFPAITAGAKFGEKPTLAKGTGTPPKELKVKVISEGDGAKLKNGDVTQVNYLGQAFDSTEPFDNSFDRKQPFDLTLGAGMVIQGWDKGLVGQKVGSRVQLVIPPDLGYGAQGQGDIKPNATLVFVVDVLKAKQIPASAKGTSVAQDNTDLPKVGTNTDGKAPTVTIPSKVDPPKKLVSDYVLESKGDVVKESDSVVVNYVAKVWKSGEEFDNTYATGKTATFPLAQVTLKGLKDGLIGKKIGSRVLLVVPPDQGLGDKEQQSIPANSTLVFAVDILAKM, from the coding sequence GTGCGCCGACTTGCCGGCCTTCTCGTCGTCCCCCTGCTGCTGCTGTCAGCGGCGTGCGGCAGTGACGACAAGGGCTCCGACTCCGCTTCCACCGCCGCGTCCGTCCCCAGCAAGGGGGGTTTCCCCGCCATCACCGCGGGCGCGAAGTTCGGCGAGAAGCCCACCCTGGCCAAGGGCACGGGTACGCCGCCCAAGGAGCTGAAGGTCAAGGTCATCAGCGAGGGTGACGGCGCGAAGCTCAAGAACGGCGATGTCACCCAGGTGAACTACCTCGGGCAGGCATTCGACTCCACGGAGCCGTTCGACAACAGCTTCGACCGCAAGCAGCCGTTCGACCTGACCCTCGGCGCCGGCATGGTCATCCAGGGCTGGGACAAGGGCCTGGTCGGCCAGAAGGTCGGCAGCAGGGTCCAGCTCGTCATCCCGCCGGACCTCGGCTACGGCGCCCAGGGCCAGGGCGACATCAAGCCGAACGCCACCCTCGTCTTCGTCGTGGACGTCCTCAAGGCGAAGCAGATCCCGGCGTCCGCGAAGGGCACCTCCGTCGCCCAGGACAACACCGATCTGCCGAAGGTGGGCACCAACACCGACGGCAAGGCGCCGACCGTGACCATCCCCAGCAAGGTGGACCCGCCGAAGAAGCTGGTCTCCGACTACGTCCTGGAGTCCAAGGGTGACGTGGTCAAGGAGAGCGACTCGGTCGTCGTGAACTACGTGGCCAAGGTCTGGAAGAGCGGCGAGGAGTTCGACAACACCTACGCCACGGGCAAGACGGCCACCTTCCCGCTGGCCCAGGTCACCCTCAAGGGGCTCAAGGACGGCCTGATCGGCAAGAAGATCGGCAGCCGCGTCCTGCTGGTCGTGCCGCCGGACCAGGGCCTGGGCGACAAGGAGCAGCAGTCCATCCCCGCCAACTCCACGCTGGTCTTCGCCGTGGACATCCTGGCGAAGATGTAA
- a CDS encoding LacI family DNA-binding transcriptional regulator: protein MTSPAPPGPARPTSRDVARAAGVSQATVSLVLGEKWRGRVSETTAGRVRDAARDLGYRPNLAARNLRLGRTRTALLVVPALTNEFFARVYTGAAAVAAEHGFGVVLYPSPDGTGPARDPFPSARAALDGVIASSMAADALDALHGADVPLVMLDSDPSAPGPAARVNLDIGDGMRQVARHLLALGHRRFLHLASAVDTWTFGCRAEALHAELRTVPGVEVRTVTSALDVRAGREAAERALGLPGPRPTAIVCDDDILAAGACKAARRFGLRVPGDLSVTGFDDLALATAVEPELTTVRLPAEQVGERGMAALLAVLDGRAAEPGSLPVRLVARGSTAPAPPV, encoded by the coding sequence GTGACCAGCCCAGCACCGCCCGGCCCGGCCCGCCCCACCAGCCGAGACGTGGCGCGGGCCGCCGGTGTCTCCCAGGCCACGGTCTCGCTGGTGCTCGGCGAGAAATGGCGGGGCCGGGTGTCCGAGACCACCGCGGGCCGGGTGCGCGACGCCGCCCGCGACCTCGGCTACCGGCCCAACCTCGCCGCCCGCAATCTGCGCCTGGGCCGCACCAGGACCGCCCTGCTGGTCGTCCCGGCCCTCACCAACGAGTTCTTCGCCCGCGTGTACACCGGGGCCGCCGCGGTCGCCGCCGAGCACGGCTTCGGCGTCGTCCTCTACCCCTCCCCCGACGGCACCGGCCCGGCCCGCGACCCCTTCCCCTCCGCCCGTGCCGCGCTGGACGGGGTCATCGCCTCGTCCATGGCGGCCGACGCGCTCGACGCCCTGCACGGCGCGGACGTGCCACTGGTGATGCTGGACAGCGACCCCTCGGCGCCGGGCCCCGCCGCCCGCGTCAACCTCGACATCGGCGACGGGATGCGCCAGGTGGCCCGCCATCTGCTCGCCCTGGGCCACCGGCGCTTCCTGCACCTGGCCTCGGCCGTGGACACCTGGACCTTCGGCTGCCGCGCCGAGGCCCTGCACGCGGAGCTGCGCACGGTCCCCGGCGTCGAGGTGCGCACGGTGACCTCGGCGCTGGACGTGCGGGCGGGGCGGGAGGCGGCGGAGCGCGCGCTGGGGCTGCCGGGGCCCCGGCCGACCGCGATCGTCTGCGACGACGACATCCTGGCGGCGGGGGCGTGCAAGGCGGCCCGCCGGTTCGGGTTGCGGGTGCCCGGCGATCTGTCGGTGACCGGCTTCGACGATCTGGCCCTGGCGACCGCGGTGGAGCCGGAGCTGACCACCGTACGGCTGCCCGCCGAGCAGGTCGGTGAGCGCGGGATGGCCGCGCTGCTCGCGGTCCTGGACGGGCGGGCGGCCGAACCGGGCAGCCTGCCGGTGCGGCTGGTCGCGCGCGGCTCGACGGCGCCCGCGCCGCCGGTGTGA
- the pafA gene encoding Pup--protein ligase: MDRRIFGLENEYGVTCTFRGQRRLSPDEVARYLFRRVVSWGRSSNVFLRNGARLYLDVGSHPEYATPECDNLTELVTHDKAGERILEGLLVDAERRLHEEGIAGDVYLFKNNTDSAGNSYGCHENYLVARHGEFSRLADILIPFLVTRQLICGAGKVLQTPRGAVYCVSQRAEHIWEGVSSATTRSRPIINTRDEPHADAERYRRLHVIVGDSNMSETTMLLKVGATDLVLRMIEAGTVMRDLTLENPIRAIREVSHDTTGQRKVRLASGREASAIEVQREYYEKAVDFVERRGIRTGNVERVLELWGRTLDAIEAEELDRIETEIDWVMKYKLIERYRAKHNMTMSNPRVAQIDLAYHDIHRRRGLYYLLERKGKAARVCDDLKIFEGKSVPPQTTRARLRGDFIRRAQEQRRDFTVDWVHLKLNDQAQRTVLCKDPFRSVDDRVEKLIAGM, from the coding sequence ATGGACCGCCGCATTTTCGGGCTGGAGAACGAGTACGGCGTCACGTGCACGTTCAGGGGACAGCGCCGACTGTCCCCTGATGAAGTGGCGCGCTACCTCTTCCGCCGTGTTGTGTCATGGGGCCGCAGCAGCAATGTCTTTCTGCGGAACGGCGCCCGCCTCTACCTCGACGTGGGATCGCATCCGGAATATGCAACCCCCGAATGCGACAACCTGACCGAGCTGGTCACCCACGACAAGGCCGGCGAGCGTATTCTCGAGGGCCTGCTCGTCGACGCCGAACGCCGCCTGCACGAGGAGGGAATCGCCGGCGACGTCTATCTCTTCAAGAACAACACCGACTCGGCGGGAAACTCCTACGGATGCCATGAGAACTACCTCGTGGCCCGGCACGGAGAATTCTCCCGCCTCGCGGACATCCTCATTCCCTTCCTCGTCACCAGGCAGCTGATCTGCGGGGCCGGCAAGGTCCTGCAGACCCCACGGGGCGCGGTGTACTGCGTCAGCCAGCGTGCCGAGCACATCTGGGAGGGCGTCAGCTCCGCGACGACGCGTTCCCGGCCGATCATCAACACCCGCGACGAGCCGCACGCGGACGCGGAGCGCTACCGCCGCCTCCACGTCATCGTCGGGGACTCCAACATGTCCGAGACGACCATGCTGCTCAAGGTCGGCGCGACGGACCTGGTGCTCCGCATGATCGAGGCGGGCACGGTGATGCGCGACCTGACCCTGGAGAACCCGATCCGGGCCATCCGCGAGGTCAGCCACGACACCACCGGGCAGCGCAAGGTCCGCCTCGCCAGCGGCCGCGAGGCGTCGGCCATAGAGGTGCAGCGCGAGTACTACGAGAAGGCCGTGGACTTCGTCGAGCGCCGGGGCATCCGCACCGGCAACGTCGAGCGCGTCCTCGAACTCTGGGGCCGTACGCTCGACGCGATCGAGGCGGAGGAGCTCGACCGGATCGAGACCGAGATCGACTGGGTCATGAAGTACAAGCTCATCGAGCGGTACCGGGCCAAGCACAACATGACCATGTCGAATCCGCGGGTCGCCCAGATAGACCTCGCCTACCACGACATCCACCGCCGGCGGGGGCTGTACTACCTGCTGGAGCGCAAGGGGAAGGCCGCCCGCGTCTGCGACGACCTGAAGATCTTCGAGGGCAAGTCGGTGCCCCCGCAGACCACCAGGGCGCGGCTGCGCGGCGACTTCATCCGGCGGGCCCAGGAGCAGCGGCGGGACTTCACCGTCGACTGGGTCCACCTCAAGCTCAACGACCAGGCGCAGCGGACGGTGCTCTGCAAGGACCCGTTCCGTTCGGTCGACGACCGCGTGGAGAAGCTGATCGCGGGTATGTGA
- the prcB gene encoding proteasome subunit beta: MEANTRSTGRLPAAFLTPGSSSFMDFLSDQAPEMLPGNRQAPPLKGAIEAPHGTTIVAAAFPGGVVLAGDRRATMGNMIAQRDIEKVFPADEYSAVGIAGTAGLAVEMVKLFQLELEHFEKVEGAQLSFEGKANRLSTMIRSNLAMAMQGLAVVPLFAGYDMDRERGRIFSYDVTGGRSEEHGYASTGSGSLFARGSMKKLYREDLTEQETLTLVVQALYDAADDDSATGGPDVGRRIYPIVTVITDEGFRRLTDAESAEVARAILERRLEQPDGPRAALL; the protein is encoded by the coding sequence GTGGAAGCCAACACTCGTAGCACCGGGCGTCTACCAGCTGCCTTCCTGACGCCGGGATCGTCCTCCTTCATGGACTTCCTGTCCGACCAGGCGCCCGAGATGCTTCCGGGCAACCGGCAGGCGCCGCCGCTGAAGGGGGCCATCGAGGCGCCGCACGGCACGACGATCGTGGCGGCGGCCTTCCCCGGCGGTGTCGTCCTCGCCGGTGACCGGCGGGCGACCATGGGGAACATGATCGCGCAGCGCGACATCGAGAAGGTCTTCCCGGCCGACGAGTACTCGGCGGTGGGCATCGCCGGTACGGCGGGTCTCGCCGTGGAGATGGTCAAGCTCTTCCAGCTGGAGCTGGAACACTTCGAGAAGGTGGAGGGCGCCCAGCTCTCCTTCGAGGGCAAGGCGAACCGGCTCTCCACGATGATCCGGAGCAATCTGGCGATGGCCATGCAGGGCCTCGCCGTCGTCCCGCTCTTCGCCGGCTACGACATGGACCGCGAACGCGGACGCATCTTCAGCTACGACGTCACCGGCGGCCGCTCCGAGGAGCACGGCTACGCCTCCACCGGCTCCGGCTCCCTCTTCGCCCGCGGCTCCATGAAGAAGCTCTACCGCGAGGACCTGACGGAGCAGGAGACGCTCACGCTGGTCGTGCAGGCCCTGTACGACGCGGCCGACGACGACTCCGCGACGGGCGGCCCGGACGTGGGCCGCCGTATCTACCCCATCGTCACCGTCATCACGGACGAGGGCTTCCGGAGGCTGACCGACGCGGAATCCGCCGAGGTCGCCCGCGCGATTCTGGAACGCCGCCTGGAACAGCCCGACGGCCCGCGCGCCGCGCTGCTCTGA
- a CDS encoding ubiquitin-like protein Pup yields the protein MATKDTGGGQQKATRSTEEVEEQAQDAQVSEDLKERQEKLSEDVDDVLDEIDDVLEANAEDFVRSFVQKGGQ from the coding sequence ATGGCGACCAAGGACACCGGCGGCGGACAGCAGAAGGCGACGCGTTCCACCGAGGAGGTCGAGGAGCAGGCGCAGGACGCGCAGGTCTCCGAGGACCTCAAGGAACGCCAGGAGAAGCTGAGCGAGGACGTGGACGACGTCCTGGACGAGATCGACGACGTCCTGGAGGCCAACGCCGAGGACTTCGTGCGCTCGTTCGTGCAGAAGGGCGGCCAGTAA
- the arc gene encoding proteasome ATPase produces MAAHDDDINRGIRPVRGSEDPAGQVAFLEQEIAVLRRKLADSPRHTRILEERIVELQTNLAGVSAQNERLASTLREARDQIVALKEEVDRLAQPPAGFGVFLQANEDGTCDIFTGGRKLRVNVSPSVELDDLRRGQEVMLNEALNVVEAMQFERAGDIVTLKEILEDGERALVIGHTDEERVVRLAEPLLDTTIRPGDALLLEPRSGYVYEVVPKSEVEELVLEEVPDIDYDKIGGLGDQIELIRDAVELPYLHPDLFREHELRPPKGILLYGPPGCGKTLIAKAVANSLAKKVAEVTGQPAGKSYFLNIKGPELLNKYVGETERHIRLVFQRAREKASEGTPVIVFFDEMESLFRTRGSGVSSDVENTIVPQLLAEIDGVEGLENVIVIGASNREDMIDPAILRPGRLDVKIKIERPDAEAAKDIFAKYLTASLPLHADDLAEHTGSKEAAAHAMIQSVVERMYTESEENRFLEVTYANGDKEVLYFKDFNSGAMIQNIVDRAKKMAIKAFLDHGQKGLRVSHLLQACVDEFKENEDLPNTTNPDDWARISGKKGERIVYIRTLVTGKQGADTGRSIDTVANTGQYL; encoded by the coding sequence GTGGCAGCCCACGACGACGACATCAACCGCGGCATCCGGCCCGTGCGGGGGTCCGAAGACCCAGCCGGCCAGGTTGCCTTTCTCGAGCAGGAAATCGCCGTCCTGCGACGCAAGCTCGCCGACTCTCCGCGGCATACGAGGATTCTCGAAGAGCGGATCGTCGAGTTGCAGACCAACCTCGCAGGCGTGTCCGCCCAGAACGAGCGGCTCGCCAGTACGCTCCGCGAGGCCCGCGACCAGATCGTGGCCCTCAAGGAAGAGGTCGACCGGCTCGCGCAGCCGCCGGCCGGTTTCGGGGTGTTCCTGCAGGCCAACGAGGACGGCACCTGCGACATCTTCACCGGGGGCCGCAAGCTCCGGGTGAACGTCAGCCCCAGCGTCGAACTCGACGACCTCCGGCGCGGCCAGGAGGTCATGCTCAACGAAGCGCTCAACGTGGTCGAGGCCATGCAGTTCGAGCGCGCCGGGGACATCGTCACCCTCAAGGAGATCCTCGAGGACGGCGAGCGCGCCCTGGTCATCGGGCACACCGACGAGGAACGGGTGGTCAGGCTCGCCGAGCCGCTGCTGGACACCACCATCCGCCCCGGCGACGCCCTGCTGCTCGAACCCCGCTCCGGCTACGTCTACGAGGTCGTGCCCAAGAGCGAGGTCGAGGAACTCGTCCTCGAAGAGGTCCCGGACATCGACTACGACAAGATCGGCGGCCTGGGCGACCAGATCGAGCTGATCCGCGACGCGGTCGAGCTCCCCTATCTCCACCCCGACCTCTTCCGGGAGCACGAGCTGCGCCCGCCCAAGGGCATCCTGCTCTACGGCCCGCCCGGCTGCGGCAAGACGCTCATCGCCAAGGCCGTCGCCAATTCCCTGGCGAAGAAGGTCGCCGAAGTCACCGGCCAGCCCGCCGGAAAGAGCTACTTCCTCAACATCAAGGGCCCCGAGCTCCTCAACAAGTACGTCGGCGAGACCGAGCGCCACATCCGCCTGGTCTTCCAGCGGGCCCGTGAGAAGGCCAGCGAGGGCACCCCCGTCATCGTCTTCTTCGACGAGATGGAGTCCCTCTTCCGCACCCGTGGGTCGGGCGTCAGCTCGGACGTGGAGAACACCATCGTCCCGCAGCTGCTCGCCGAGATCGACGGTGTGGAGGGCCTGGAGAACGTCATCGTCATCGGCGCCTCCAACCGCGAGGACATGATCGACCCGGCGATCCTGCGCCCCGGCCGGCTCGATGTGAAGATCAAGATCGAGCGCCCGGACGCGGAGGCCGCGAAGGACATCTTCGCCAAGTACCTCACCGCCTCGCTGCCGCTGCACGCGGACGATCTGGCCGAGCACACCGGCTCGAAGGAAGCCGCGGCGCACGCCATGATCCAGTCCGTCGTGGAGCGGATGTACACCGAGTCCGAGGAGAACCGCTTCCTCGAGGTCACGTACGCCAACGGCGACAAGGAAGTCCTGTACTTCAAGGACTTCAACTCCGGCGCGATGATCCAGAACATCGTCGACCGGGCCAAGAAGATGGCCATCAAGGCCTTCCTCGACCACGGCCAGAAGGGCCTGCGGGTCTCCCACCTCCTCCAGGCGTGCGTGGACGAGTTCAAGGAGAACGAGGACCTGCCGAACACCACCAACCCGGACGACTGGGCCCGCATCTCCGGCAAGAAGGGCGAGCGGATCGTCTACATCCGCACGCTCGTCACCGGAAAGCAGGGCGCGGACACCGGCCGTTCCATCGACACGGTGGCCAACACCGGGCAGTACCTGTAG
- the prcA gene encoding proteasome subunit alpha encodes MSTPFYVSPQQAMADRAEYARKGIARGRSLVVLQYADGIVFVGENPSRALHKFSEIYDRIGFAAAGKYNEYENLRIGGVRYADLRGYTYDRDDVTARGLANVYAQTLGTIFSSAAEKPYEVELVVAEVGSEPEGDQIYRLPHDGSIVDEHGSVAVGGNAEQISTFLDQRHRDGMSLAEALRLAVQALSRDPNGSEREIPADRLEVAVLDRTRPQQRKFKRIVGRQLARLLEAEAAASTPTDAPSDTEDGDAAPDAPAATKDTTESGGDVE; translated from the coding sequence GTGTCGACGCCGTTCTATGTCTCACCTCAGCAGGCCATGGCCGACCGGGCGGAATACGCCCGGAAGGGCATCGCCCGTGGTCGCAGCCTGGTAGTGCTGCAGTACGCCGACGGAATTGTGTTCGTCGGCGAGAACCCGTCCCGTGCACTGCACAAGTTCAGCGAGATCTACGACCGGATCGGTTTCGCCGCCGCCGGTAAGTACAACGAGTACGAAAACCTCCGCATCGGCGGAGTGCGCTACGCGGATCTGCGCGGATACACCTATGACCGCGACGATGTGACCGCCCGCGGACTGGCGAACGTCTACGCGCAGACCCTCGGCACGATTTTCTCCAGCGCGGCCGAGAAGCCGTACGAGGTGGAACTCGTGGTCGCCGAGGTCGGCAGCGAGCCCGAGGGCGACCAGATCTACCGGTTGCCGCACGACGGCTCGATCGTGGACGAACACGGTTCGGTCGCGGTCGGCGGCAACGCGGAGCAGATCTCCACCTTCCTCGACCAGCGCCACCGCGACGGGATGTCACTCGCCGAGGCGCTGAGACTGGCGGTGCAGGCCCTCTCCCGCGACCCCAACGGCAGCGAGCGGGAGATTCCCGCGGACCGGCTCGAAGTGGCCGTCCTGGACCGCACCCGGCCGCAGCAGCGCAAGTTCAAGCGGATCGTCGGCCGGCAGCTGGCCCGGCTCCTGGAGGCGGAGGCCGCCGCCTCCACGCCCACCGACGCCCCGTCCGACACCGAGGACGGCGACGCCGCCCCGGACGCCCCCGCGGCCACCAAGGACACCACCGAATCCGGCGGGGACGTGGAGTAG